The proteins below come from a single Halothiobacillus neapolitanus c2 genomic window:
- a CDS encoding DUF484 family protein produces the protein MTNEATAISLIDNNNQSPDNTAVTLFLQQNHGFLAEHCQTNLRSVLEDLLASTPTLLTEIKLPSPPDGVASLPHIQLRILRERLERLTHQINQLRFTAEDNARLDQVLHDFASDLLRTPQRTPEQLRTLLHQHFTVDAVELLRMTDISAQGQQILRGWLDSRTPLCGRLNEAQRELIFDTHFPDTGSAALIAVGNNLAEPDWILALGRHAPDGFNPTQGTLFLRQIGDLAAAFLCPQTND, from the coding sequence ATGACGAACGAAGCCACCGCCATCTCACTGATCGACAACAACAATCAATCGCCAGATAATACGGCGGTAACGCTGTTTTTGCAGCAGAATCACGGGTTTCTTGCCGAGCACTGTCAGACGAATTTACGATCCGTACTTGAAGATTTGCTTGCTTCAACACCCACGTTACTGACAGAAATCAAACTGCCTTCACCGCCTGATGGTGTTGCCTCGTTGCCACATATTCAATTGCGCATTTTGAGAGAACGGCTTGAACGCCTGACTCATCAGATCAATCAGCTACGTTTCACCGCTGAAGACAATGCGCGTCTCGATCAGGTTTTGCATGATTTCGCATCCGATCTTCTACGCACGCCTCAGCGCACCCCAGAGCAGTTGCGAACACTGCTCCACCAACACTTTACTGTTGATGCCGTCGAATTATTACGTATGACGGACATCTCGGCACAGGGCCAACAGATACTCCGCGGATGGCTGGACAGCCGCACTCCCTTATGTGGCCGTCTCAACGAAGCGCAACGTGAATTGATATTCGACACCCACTTCCCGGATACCGGCTCTGCGGCCTTGATTGCAGTAGGAAATAATCTGGCAGAACCCGACTGGATATTGGCACTCGGTCGTCATGCTCCGGATGGATTCAACCCCACGCAAGGCACTCTGTTTTTGCGTCAAATCGGTGATTTGGCAGCGGCCTTCCTATGCCCCCAAACCAACGATTGA
- a CDS encoding tyrosine-type recombinase/integrase, with the protein MEEPSPLSSQTALHAAFECARAWLTESATLAPKTQAAYLGDWQQLQSHLHDQDVIKPDQIDDRRLRGYLAHCRESGLDNRSIARKSSATRWLLRYWQKIHIACPASPDALKSPKAAKKLPDAPAIETMNQLLDQPMVEDELLIRDRCMFELIYSSGLRVAELVRLDVHDIDRSEGIARVTGKREKTRLVPVGGKALDRVALWLPIRKTLLKDTTEPALFLNRRGQRLTIRSVQMRLNRLAQQTHLGQTLHPHQLRHAFATHVLESSGDLRAVQEMLGHESLSTTQIYTHLDFQRLAQVYESAHPRAHIKKQVKSTIVSEQNERKIEIPD; encoded by the coding sequence ATGGAGGAACCCTCCCCCCTCTCATCCCAAACAGCCCTCCATGCCGCTTTCGAGTGCGCAAGGGCTTGGCTTACCGAAAGCGCTACGCTTGCCCCCAAAACTCAAGCGGCCTATCTCGGTGATTGGCAGCAACTGCAATCGCATCTACACGATCAGGATGTTATCAAGCCAGACCAGATAGATGATCGTCGCCTGCGTGGTTATCTCGCCCATTGCAGGGAATCGGGCCTGGACAACCGCAGCATCGCGCGCAAATCCTCGGCGACGCGCTGGTTGCTTAGATATTGGCAAAAAATCCACATTGCCTGCCCTGCCAGTCCAGACGCGCTCAAATCCCCCAAGGCGGCAAAGAAATTACCGGATGCGCCCGCCATCGAAACGATGAATCAGCTTCTTGATCAACCCATGGTTGAAGATGAGTTGCTCATTCGCGATCGCTGCATGTTTGAACTGATCTACAGCAGCGGGCTTCGTGTGGCCGAACTGGTACGGCTCGACGTACATGATATTGATCGGTCAGAAGGAATTGCCCGTGTTACCGGCAAGCGCGAAAAAACCCGGCTGGTTCCGGTGGGCGGCAAAGCACTTGACCGTGTGGCGCTATGGCTCCCCATCAGAAAAACCCTGTTGAAAGACACGACTGAACCCGCTTTGTTTCTCAATCGTCGCGGCCAACGCCTGACGATCCGCTCCGTCCAGATGCGACTTAATCGCCTGGCCCAACAAACCCACCTGGGTCAGACTCTGCATCCACACCAGTTGCGACACGCCTTCGCAACGCATGTACTGGAATCATCGGGTGATTTGCGGGCCGTACAGGAAATGCTCGGGCACGAAAGCTTATCCACAACACAAATCTACACCCATCTGGATTTTCAACGACTTGCCCAAGTGTATGAATCAGCGCACCCTCGAGCCCATATTAAAAAGCAAGTTAAAAGCACGATCGTGTCGGAACAAAATGAACGGAAAATAGAAATTCCCGATTGA
- the hslV gene encoding ATP-dependent protease subunit HslV: MENFRGTTILCVRKNGQTVIGGDGQVTLGNTVVKGNARKVRRLYNGDVLAGFAGATADAFTLFEKFEAKLEKFGGNLLRSAVELAKEWRTDRAMRRLEAMLVVADRTHMLTISGNGDVIEPETDLIAIGSGGAFAQAAATALMQHSALEARAIAEAALNIAGDICIYTNHNLTIEVLDA, encoded by the coding sequence ATGGAAAACTTTCGCGGCACCACTATTTTATGTGTGCGTAAAAACGGCCAAACCGTCATTGGCGGCGATGGACAAGTCACGCTGGGCAACACGGTCGTCAAAGGCAATGCTCGCAAGGTACGGCGACTCTACAACGGCGATGTGCTGGCCGGATTCGCTGGGGCAACCGCCGATGCGTTTACCCTGTTCGAGAAATTCGAAGCCAAACTGGAAAAATTTGGCGGTAATTTGCTCCGTTCCGCTGTCGAGCTTGCCAAGGAATGGCGCACCGATCGCGCCATGCGCCGACTGGAGGCTATGCTGGTTGTCGCCGATCGCACGCACATGCTTACCATCAGCGGCAATGGTGACGTGATCGAACCCGAAACCGACCTGATCGCCATCGGTTCGGGCGGCGCCTTCGCACAAGCAGCCGCCACCGCACTGATGCAGCATTCCGCACTAGAAGCCCGCGCGATTGCCGAAGCCGCGCTCAATATTGCTGGCGATATCTGCATCTACACCAACCACAACCTCACGATTGAAGTACTCGACGCATGA
- the hslU gene encoding ATP-dependent protease ATPase subunit HslU: MNLTPKEIVTELDKHIVGQAAAKRAVAIALRNRWRRQQVGEPLRGEITPKNILMIGPTGVGKTEIARRLAKLADAPFLKVEATKFTEVGYVGRDVESIIRDLADIGLKMQRQIAMVEVRDKAQIAGENRVLDALLPAPRDEGWNSTADSHRDEAYRNTREKFRQKLRNGELDDKEVEIELRQTASNIDILSPPGMEEMASQIRGMFQNVNQGKTQTRRLPVSEALKLLTEEEAGNLVNEEEVRAQALERVEQHGIVFIDEIDKVAKRGEYGGGEVSREGVQRDLLPIIEGSTVNTKLGMVKTDHILFIASGAFHLSKPSDLIPELQGRLPIRVELEALSAKDFVRILTEPDAALIRQHTALLASEQFEVQFSDEAIQRIAEIAFEVNRRTENIGARRLHTVMEHLLEALSFDADTRSGETMNIDADFVDQRLGALAEDEDLSRFIL; this comes from the coding sequence ATGAACCTCACGCCTAAAGAAATCGTAACCGAACTCGACAAACACATCGTCGGTCAAGCCGCAGCCAAGCGGGCCGTCGCAATTGCTTTGCGCAACCGCTGGCGGCGACAACAGGTGGGCGAACCGCTGCGCGGAGAGATCACACCGAAAAATATTCTCATGATCGGCCCCACCGGCGTGGGCAAAACCGAGATCGCCCGACGATTGGCCAAATTGGCCGATGCGCCCTTCCTGAAGGTTGAAGCCACGAAATTCACCGAGGTGGGGTATGTCGGTCGTGATGTTGAATCGATCATCCGCGATCTCGCCGACATCGGCCTGAAAATGCAACGCCAGATCGCCATGGTCGAGGTGCGCGACAAGGCTCAGATCGCAGGTGAAAACCGGGTTTTGGACGCCCTGCTCCCCGCCCCGCGTGATGAGGGCTGGAACAGTACGGCCGATTCCCATCGTGACGAAGCCTATCGCAACACTCGGGAGAAATTCCGCCAGAAGCTGAGAAATGGCGAACTGGATGACAAAGAGGTCGAAATCGAACTGCGCCAAACCGCAAGCAACATCGATATTCTATCCCCGCCGGGTATGGAAGAGATGGCCAGCCAAATTCGCGGCATGTTCCAGAATGTGAATCAAGGGAAAACGCAAACCCGTCGTCTGCCCGTATCCGAGGCGCTCAAGCTGCTGACTGAAGAGGAAGCCGGTAATCTGGTCAACGAAGAAGAAGTCCGTGCACAGGCACTCGAACGGGTGGAACAGCACGGTATCGTGTTCATCGACGAGATCGACAAGGTGGCCAAACGCGGAGAATACGGCGGCGGCGAAGTCTCACGCGAAGGCGTGCAACGCGATTTACTGCCCATCATCGAAGGTTCGACCGTCAACACCAAGCTCGGTATGGTCAAAACCGACCATATTCTCTTTATCGCCTCGGGTGCATTCCATTTAAGCAAGCCGTCGGACCTCATTCCGGAATTGCAGGGCCGACTGCCGATTCGGGTCGAGCTTGAAGCATTATCGGCAAAAGACTTCGTACGGATTCTTACCGAACCGGATGCGGCGCTGATTCGCCAACACACCGCCTTGCTGGCATCCGAACAATTCGAGGTGCAGTTCAGTGACGAAGCCATCCAGCGGATCGCCGAAATCGCCTTTGAGGTGAATCGCCGCACCGAGAATATCGGGGCCCGCCGTCTGCACACCGTGATGGAACATCTACTTGAAGCACTGAGCTTCGATGCCGATACACGTAGTGGCGAGACGATGAACATCGATGCCGATTTCGTCGATCAACGTTTGGGCGCCTTGGCCGAGGACGAAGACCTCAGCCGGTTTATTCTGTAA
- a CDS encoding gamma-butyrobetaine hydroxylase-like domain-containing protein has product MPQTNARLTDLKWHKRQQTISLHFADGTEGTLPAEFLRVFSPSAEVRGHGGGEAMLVIGKEQVKIVAIEPVGRYAVKLVFDDGHDSGLYDWKTLHDFCLNKDAMWQRYNERMAAVGLSRAPAQVPKDLLIKDLLADNQSD; this is encoded by the coding sequence ATGCCCCAAACCAACGCACGCCTCACCGATCTTAAATGGCACAAACGCCAACAGACCATCAGCCTGCATTTCGCAGATGGCACCGAAGGCACGCTCCCTGCCGAATTCCTGCGGGTATTTAGCCCCTCGGCCGAAGTGCGCGGGCATGGCGGCGGCGAGGCCATGCTGGTGATCGGCAAGGAACAGGTCAAGATAGTGGCCATCGAACCGGTGGGGCGTTATGCCGTCAAACTGGTGTTTGATGATGGCCATGACAGCGGCCTGTACGACTGGAAGACTCTGCATGATTTTTGCTTGAACAAGGACGCCATGTGGCAACGCTATAATGAACGCATGGCGGCCGTTGGGCTCTCACGAGCACCGGCACAAGTACCAAAAGACCTGTTGATCAAGGATCTTTTGGCCGATAATCAATCGGATTGA
- the ubiE gene encoding bifunctional demethylmenaquinone methyltransferase/2-methoxy-6-polyprenyl-1,4-benzoquinol methylase UbiE, whose protein sequence is MSEHTHFGYRQVPVEEKAKLVGRVFDSVANRYDVMNDAMSLGIHRLWKRVALEHTGLRAGMRALDLASGTGDLALKMAGMVGEKGLVILSDINQSMLSEGRAKLDNVGVVGNVDYCLANAQFLPFPSNHFDCVTIGFGLRNVTDKGMALREMARVIKPGGRVVVLEFSKPISPMISKAYDLYSFTALPALGKILAKDADSYRYLAESIRMHPDQDALKALMIESGFDHVDVQNLTLGVVALHIGYKY, encoded by the coding sequence ATGAGTGAACATACCCACTTTGGCTATCGTCAGGTGCCGGTCGAAGAAAAAGCCAAGCTAGTTGGCCGTGTCTTCGATTCTGTAGCCAACCGCTATGATGTCATGAACGATGCCATGTCGCTGGGTATTCACCGCCTTTGGAAGCGTGTGGCACTGGAACATACCGGCTTGCGGGCAGGAATGCGTGCGCTGGATCTTGCTTCCGGCACCGGTGATCTCGCCTTGAAAATGGCCGGCATGGTTGGCGAGAAAGGGCTGGTCATTCTCTCCGACATCAACCAAAGCATGTTAAGCGAAGGCCGGGCCAAGCTCGATAATGTCGGCGTAGTCGGCAACGTCGATTATTGCTTGGCCAATGCACAGTTCCTTCCCTTCCCGAGCAATCATTTCGACTGCGTAACCATCGGCTTCGGGCTGCGCAATGTCACGGATAAGGGCATGGCGCTCCGGGAAATGGCACGCGTGATCAAGCCGGGCGGACGAGTGGTTGTACTTGAGTTCTCCAAGCCCATCTCGCCAATGATCAGCAAAGCCTACGATCTCTACTCATTCACTGCCCTGCCCGCGCTCGGAAAGATTCTGGCCAAAGATGCCGACAGTTACCGTTATCTGGCCGAATCCATACGCATGCATCCCGACCAGGACGCGCTCAAAGCCTTGATGATTGAATCGGGTTTTGATCACGTTGATGTGCAAAATCTGACACTGGGTGTCGTGGCGCTTCACATCGGTTACAAGTACTGA
- a CDS encoding transglycosylase SLT domain-containing protein has product MTQPEPTRTPQKQPWWLRILGVSALVGAPLIWWLNAYPPAPYGTTAMDERITRSFEQTPQLEQVRNRGYLRVATLISPTIYVPDKNQTQGLEYDLVTRFAASLGLGVRFIIAKNIDNAYKLVAEDKADFAAAGLVVNLARENKFRYGPSYLSVRRQLIYRQGVDKPKNLQDIGNATLAVEQGSSNQHWLDERTKGGVLDISPNDVPDSSDLTPPDDGYAIRIKLEESSLGTLEALENGTVDYGIVLSHEAMLGQKLSDKIKVATDLGPPVSFAWAFSRLADESLLDKARQFFASIRANNELKNLIDRHYAQFEQLDQQLAQQFIEDVDKRISPYLAAFKAAGKKYDIDWRLLAAMAYQESKWDPEARSHMGAYGIMQITAPTAQDIGLIDPANPVKNIMAAAKYLDQLRALIPDNAKEPDRTYLAMAAYNVGIGHLTDAIKLTKIQGGDPNRWRDIRERLALLSNPKYYRKLRNGYARGEETIQYVENIRALHDLMIWVETQHNLIRDAKH; this is encoded by the coding sequence GTGACTCAACCTGAACCAACACGAACGCCCCAAAAGCAGCCCTGGTGGCTTAGGATTCTGGGTGTATCCGCGCTGGTTGGCGCACCGCTGATCTGGTGGCTAAATGCTTATCCACCCGCCCCCTATGGCACGACAGCCATGGACGAACGTATCACCCGTTCATTTGAACAAACACCCCAGCTTGAACAGGTTCGTAACCGTGGCTACCTCAGAGTCGCTACGCTGATCAGCCCCACCATCTATGTCCCCGACAAGAATCAGACTCAAGGTCTGGAATACGACCTTGTGACGCGGTTTGCTGCAAGTTTAGGACTGGGTGTTCGATTTATCATCGCCAAGAACATCGATAATGCCTATAAACTCGTCGCCGAAGACAAAGCCGATTTCGCAGCAGCCGGTCTCGTGGTCAATCTCGCCCGAGAGAACAAATTTCGCTACGGCCCGAGTTATCTATCCGTTCGGCGACAACTCATTTATCGACAAGGCGTAGATAAACCCAAAAATCTTCAGGATATCGGCAACGCAACGCTTGCAGTCGAACAGGGCTCCAGTAATCAGCATTGGCTTGATGAGCGCACTAAGGGTGGCGTGCTCGACATTTCACCGAACGATGTGCCCGATTCATCTGATCTCACCCCACCTGATGACGGCTACGCGATCCGCATCAAATTAGAAGAAAGCAGTCTCGGTACACTGGAGGCGCTGGAGAATGGTACGGTCGATTACGGCATTGTGTTGTCGCATGAAGCGATGCTCGGGCAGAAATTATCGGACAAGATCAAGGTGGCAACCGATCTTGGGCCTCCCGTATCTTTTGCGTGGGCCTTTTCCCGTCTTGCCGATGAATCTCTACTGGACAAAGCACGCCAGTTTTTCGCTTCCATACGTGCCAACAATGAACTCAAGAATCTGATCGATCGTCATTACGCCCAATTCGAGCAACTCGATCAACAATTGGCACAACAATTCATCGAAGATGTGGACAAGCGTATTTCACCTTATCTGGCCGCATTCAAGGCCGCGGGGAAGAAATACGACATTGACTGGCGATTGCTGGCGGCGATGGCGTATCAGGAATCGAAATGGGACCCTGAGGCACGCTCCCATATGGGCGCATACGGCATCATGCAGATCACGGCGCCTACCGCACAGGATATCGGTTTGATTGACCCGGCCAATCCAGTGAAGAACATCATGGCAGCCGCCAAATACCTGGACCAACTCCGTGCACTCATACCGGATAACGCGAAGGAGCCTGACCGTACCTATCTTGCCATGGCCGCCTATAACGTAGGTATCGGCCATCTGACCGATGCCATCAAGTTGACCAAAATACAGGGCGGTGATCCCAACCGGTGGCGAGACATCCGTGAACGACTGGCTCTTTTATCTAATCCAAAGTATTACCGGAAGTTACGCAACGGCTATGCCCGCGGGGAAGAGACGATCCAATATGTCGAGAACATTCGTGCATTGCACGATCTTATGATCTGGGTCGAAACCCAACACAACCTCATACGAGACGCAAAACACTAG
- the pyrF gene encoding orotidine-5'-phosphate decarboxylase translates to MSETAPQPQLYVALDFADPKLVEPFVDQLNPGECGLKVGKELFTRGGPDLVRRLVQQGFPVFLDLKFHDIPHTVEQACKAACDLGVRLVNVHAMGGRAMMAAARRAVSESSGSPALIAVTVLTSMNQSALAEVGVTRPLAEQVSMLARLAQEEGLDGVVCSALEAHAMRRIFTQPVPAIVTPGIRPSGAALDDQSRVMTPSEAIFAGATSLVVGRPITRAPNPAGVVSDILASIASSD, encoded by the coding sequence ATGTCAGAGACCGCTCCTCAGCCCCAACTTTACGTTGCGCTGGATTTCGCAGATCCAAAGTTGGTTGAGCCCTTTGTCGATCAGTTGAACCCCGGTGAATGCGGACTCAAGGTTGGCAAGGAGTTGTTTACCCGAGGCGGACCTGATCTGGTTCGTCGCCTGGTACAGCAAGGCTTTCCCGTTTTCCTGGATCTCAAGTTCCATGATATTCCGCATACAGTTGAGCAGGCGTGCAAGGCGGCCTGTGATCTGGGTGTGCGTTTGGTCAATGTTCATGCAATGGGTGGGCGTGCCATGATGGCCGCTGCCCGCCGTGCCGTTTCAGAGTCATCGGGATCACCGGCCCTTATCGCTGTCACGGTGCTGACATCAATGAACCAATCCGCTTTGGCCGAGGTGGGGGTTACCCGACCACTGGCGGAGCAGGTGTCCATGCTGGCACGTTTGGCCCAGGAAGAGGGGCTCGATGGTGTCGTTTGCTCAGCCTTGGAAGCACATGCGATGCGTCGAATTTTTACGCAACCTGTGCCCGCGATCGTCACGCCCGGCATTAGGCCTTCTGGTGCTGCGCTGGATGATCAATCCCGAGTCATGACGCCGTCGGAAGCCATTTTCGCCGGCGCAACCTCGCTTGTAGTCGGTCGCCCAATTACGCGCGCGCCCAACCCGGCCGGGGTCGTCAGCGATATCCTTGCCAGCATTGCTTCAAGCGACTGA
- a CDS encoding integration host factor subunit beta, whose product MTKSELIDRLADRQKYLSIRDIDTSVKLMLDEMISSMSRGDRIEIRGFGSFSLNYRKPRIGRNPKSGESVALDSKYVPHFKPGKELRERVNEKAGQAIRGE is encoded by the coding sequence ATGACAAAATCAGAGCTGATCGACCGCTTGGCGGATCGTCAAAAATATCTTTCAATTCGCGATATTGATACGTCTGTAAAGCTGATGCTCGATGAGATGATCTCCTCAATGTCTCGTGGTGATCGGATTGAGATCCGGGGCTTCGGTAGTTTTTCCTTGAATTACCGCAAACCGCGTATCGGTCGGAACCCGAAATCGGGTGAGAGTGTTGCTCTGGATTCCAAATATGTCCCTCATTTCAAGCCCGGCAAGGAATTACGGGAGCGGGTTAATGAAAAGGCGGGTCAAGCCATTCGCGGCGAATAA
- the rpsA gene encoding 30S ribosomal protein S1 codes for MSAQFESFADLFEESQKNAVMQPGAIIEGTVVAINGDFVVIDTGLKSEGVIPAAEFLDENGELTVKVGDKVDVALESVEDGFGETKLSREKALRARAWTALEKSFKNEEIVTGRITGKVKGGFTVEMGEIRAFLPGSLVDVRPIRDTTYLEGKDVEFKIIKLDQKRNNVVVSRRAVVEQEYSAERDALLDQLQEGMVLRGVVKNLTDYGAFLDLGGIDGLLHITDMAWKRVKHPSEVVNIGDEVDVKVLKFDRDRNRVSLGMKQMGEDPWSDLARRFPISSRMFGKVTNLTDYGCFVEIDNGVEGLVHVSEMDWTNKNVNPGKVVSVGDEVEVMILDIDEERRRISLGMKQCQANPWDAFAASHQKGDKVSGQIKSITDFGVFIGLDGGIDGLIHLSDLSWNEAGEEAVRQFKKGEEIEAVVIAIDPERERISLGLKQLESDPIGDYAADNQKGKIVNGTVREVDARGAVIDLGEGVEGYLRASDISRDRIDDARTVLKEGDAVEAKVMGVDRKNRMVSLSIRAKDSQEESEAMEELSSRATVSNPTLGDLLKEQLNRSE; via the coding sequence ATGTCAGCTCAATTTGAAAGTTTTGCCGATCTCTTTGAAGAGAGTCAAAAAAATGCAGTAATGCAGCCGGGTGCCATCATCGAAGGTACCGTCGTTGCGATCAATGGCGATTTTGTCGTCATCGACACGGGCCTTAAATCTGAAGGTGTGATTCCCGCAGCCGAGTTTCTTGATGAAAACGGCGAATTGACTGTCAAGGTTGGCGATAAGGTTGATGTCGCACTTGAGTCGGTTGAAGATGGTTTCGGCGAAACCAAGCTTTCCCGCGAGAAAGCACTGCGCGCCCGTGCATGGACCGCGCTTGAAAAATCATTCAAGAACGAAGAAATTGTTACCGGTCGCATCACCGGCAAGGTCAAAGGTGGCTTTACCGTCGAGATGGGCGAAATCCGTGCGTTCCTGCCGGGTTCACTCGTCGATGTGCGTCCGATCCGCGACACCACGTACCTCGAAGGTAAGGATGTCGAATTCAAGATCATCAAGCTTGACCAGAAACGCAACAACGTAGTGGTATCTCGCCGTGCCGTTGTTGAGCAAGAGTACAGCGCCGAACGCGATGCGCTGCTCGACCAGTTGCAAGAAGGCATGGTTCTGCGCGGGGTCGTCAAGAACCTCACCGATTACGGTGCGTTCCTTGACCTCGGCGGCATCGATGGCCTGCTGCACATTACCGACATGGCGTGGAAGCGTGTCAAGCATCCTTCTGAAGTGGTGAACATCGGTGATGAAGTCGACGTTAAGGTATTGAAGTTCGACCGTGATCGTAACCGCGTATCACTGGGCATGAAGCAAATGGGCGAAGACCCATGGAGCGATCTGGCTCGCCGATTCCCGATCAGCAGCCGTATGTTCGGTAAAGTGACCAACCTGACTGACTACGGTTGCTTCGTTGAAATCGACAACGGTGTTGAAGGTCTGGTTCACGTTTCAGAAATGGATTGGACCAACAAAAACGTCAATCCAGGCAAAGTCGTCTCTGTCGGCGACGAAGTCGAAGTCATGATTCTGGATATCGACGAAGAACGCCGCCGTATTTCTCTGGGCATGAAGCAGTGCCAGGCCAATCCTTGGGATGCCTTCGCTGCTTCGCACCAGAAGGGCGACAAGGTTAGCGGTCAAATCAAATCGATCACTGACTTCGGTGTGTTCATTGGTCTGGATGGCGGCATCGATGGCCTGATCCACCTGTCTGATCTTTCTTGGAACGAAGCAGGCGAAGAAGCCGTGCGTCAGTTCAAGAAAGGCGAAGAAATCGAAGCGGTTGTCATCGCGATCGATCCAGAGCGCGAACGTATTTCTTTGGGCTTGAAACAGCTTGAAAGCGACCCGATCGGCGACTACGCTGCCGATAACCAGAAGGGCAAAATCGTGAACGGTACCGTTCGTGAAGTTGATGCTCGTGGTGCCGTGATCGATCTCGGCGAAGGCGTCGAAGGTTACTTGCGTGCCTCTGACATCTCCCGTGACCGCATCGACGATGCACGCACCGTCCTCAAGGAAGGTGATGCCGTTGAAGCCAAGGTGATGGGCGTTGATCGTAAAAACCGTATGGTCAGCCTCTCTATCCGTGCCAAGGATTCTCAGGAAGAGTCCGAAGCAATGGAAGAATTGAGCAGCCGCGCTACCGTCAGCAACCCGACCTTGGGTGATCTGCTGAAAGAACAGCTCAATCGCTCTGAATAA
- the cmk gene encoding (d)CMP kinase, whose amino-acid sequence MIPVITIDGPSGSGKGTLARRLAEQLGFHLLDSGALYRLTALAAQKRNIDLEAPEVAAVAQSLNVRFDPDGAAYLDDACVDSVLRTEQTGAMASKIAARPDVRAALLERQRAFATAPGLVADGRDMGTVVFPDAPAKLFLDASAQIRAERRYKQLIENGLSANLAALVEEIQARDDRDRNRAVAPLVPAEDALVVDSTHLSIEAVEARMMEFIRAQGVV is encoded by the coding sequence ATGATCCCGGTCATTACCATCGATGGACCCAGCGGTTCGGGCAAGGGCACACTGGCCCGGCGTTTGGCCGAGCAGCTCGGCTTTCATCTGCTCGATTCCGGTGCGCTGTATCGCTTGACCGCATTGGCAGCCCAGAAGCGGAACATTGATTTGGAAGCCCCCGAAGTGGCCGCCGTAGCGCAGTCACTCAATGTGCGTTTTGATCCCGATGGCGCAGCTTATCTGGACGACGCGTGCGTTGATTCGGTTTTGCGCACAGAACAAACTGGAGCGATGGCCTCAAAAATTGCAGCGCGACCCGACGTGCGTGCGGCATTGCTTGAGCGTCAGCGAGCGTTTGCGACAGCACCGGGGCTTGTCGCCGATGGCCGTGATATGGGTACCGTCGTCTTTCCGGACGCGCCAGCCAAACTTTTTTTGGACGCCAGCGCGCAAATTCGGGCCGAACGGCGCTATAAACAGTTGATCGAGAATGGTTTAAGTGCTAATTTAGCCGCCCTCGTCGAGGAGATACAGGCTCGGGACGATCGGGATCGCAATCGAGCGGTTGCCCCGCTTGTTCCCGCCGAAGATGCCTTGGTGGTTGATTCCACGCATCTGTCGATTGAGGCCGTTGAAGCACGGATGATGGAATTCATTCGTGCGCAAGGTGTTGTTTGA